In a single window of the Paenibacillus sp. MMS20-IR301 genome:
- a CDS encoding HAD-IA family hydrolase: protein MAVLHINGLSVPCSGILFDKDGTLLDLLATWGRWADLMLEGLGSMLTLIDGRPASAAHLAHVLGTAHDSAGRVTGYDPAGPLPMATAEETTGILAWQLYTAGVPWNEAVMRVTALAKEAMAELRRRRTAVAVQGLLPFLAQCTAASVKLGVVTSDQSVTTLEQLEWLGLAGLFGTVVTRDRVKHGKPAPEMAELACRELGLLPEETVIIGDSNADMQLGKGAGLRLAVGIAADGDTAHLLDADIVITGYGQLRLTC from the coding sequence ATGGCTGTATTGCATATTAACGGGCTGTCTGTTCCCTGCAGCGGCATTCTGTTTGACAAGGATGGAACGCTGCTGGATCTGCTTGCCACCTGGGGAAGGTGGGCGGACCTTATGCTGGAAGGTCTCGGCAGCATGCTGACGCTGATTGACGGCAGGCCCGCTTCAGCAGCACACCTTGCTCATGTACTGGGAACGGCCCATGATTCCGCCGGGCGCGTTACCGGGTACGATCCTGCCGGGCCGCTGCCGATGGCAACCGCCGAAGAAACAACCGGAATTCTGGCCTGGCAGCTGTACACTGCCGGCGTTCCCTGGAACGAAGCGGTCATGAGGGTAACCGCTCTAGCCAAGGAGGCGATGGCGGAGCTCCGCCGCCGGCGGACTGCAGTAGCGGTGCAGGGCCTGCTGCCGTTTCTTGCGCAGTGCACTGCAGCCTCTGTGAAGCTTGGCGTAGTAACCTCCGACCAGTCTGTTACTACCCTGGAGCAGCTGGAATGGCTTGGGCTCGCCGGGTTATTCGGCACCGTTGTTACCAGAGACAGGGTTAAGCACGGCAAGCCGGCGCCTGAAATGGCTGAGCTGGCCTGCCGGGAGCTCGGCCTGCTGCCGGAGGAGACAGTGATTATCGGCGACAGCAATGCGGATATGCAGCTTGGCAAAGGCGCCGGCCTGAGGCTGGCCGTAGGCATTGCTGCAGACGGGGATACCGCTCACCTGCTGGATGCGGATATTGTGATTACCGGCTACGGCCAGCTCCGCCTTACATGCTGA
- a CDS encoding NAD-dependent protein deacylase has translation MNQLEQLAAWIEDSGNIVFFGGAGTSTESGIPDFRSAAGLYQTQHNSPYPPEVMLSRSFFMSTPDIFFDFYRSKMIHPEAKPNGAHLLLAELEAQGKLQAVITQNIDGLHQLAGSRRVLELHGSVHRNHCMSCRRYYGLEQVLEQADAVPRCPECGGIIKPDVVLYEEALDHDVLVEAVAAIAAADLLIIGGTSLTVQPAASLITYFQGRHTVLLNGDPTPYDHQADLIITDRIGDVLGRIQELLGR, from the coding sequence ATGAATCAATTGGAGCAGCTGGCTGCCTGGATTGAAGACAGCGGGAATATTGTTTTTTTCGGCGGCGCAGGAACGTCTACGGAGAGCGGTATACCGGATTTCCGTTCGGCAGCCGGGCTGTATCAGACGCAGCATAATTCGCCTTATCCGCCGGAAGTGATGCTTAGCCGCAGCTTTTTTATGTCCACACCGGACATTTTTTTTGATTTCTACCGCAGCAAGATGATCCATCCGGAGGCTAAACCGAACGGAGCCCACCTGCTGCTGGCTGAACTGGAGGCGCAAGGCAAACTGCAGGCTGTGATTACGCAAAATATCGACGGCCTGCACCAGCTGGCCGGCAGCCGCCGTGTGCTGGAGCTGCACGGCTCGGTCCACCGCAATCACTGTATGAGCTGCCGGAGATACTACGGGCTCGAGCAGGTGCTGGAGCAGGCGGATGCTGTACCCCGCTGCCCGGAATGCGGCGGTATCATCAAGCCGGATGTGGTGCTCTATGAGGAAGCGCTGGATCATGATGTACTGGTGGAGGCGGTAGCAGCGATTGCTGCGGCAGATCTGCTTATTATCGGAGGGACTTCGCTTACCGTCCAGCCGGCCGCAAGCCTGATTACCTATTTCCAGGGGCGGCATACGGTACTGCTGAACGGTGATCCGACGCCCTACGATCATCAGGCCGATCTGATTATTACAGACCGGATCGGCGATGTGCTGGGCAGAATACAGGAGCTGCTTGGCCGGTAG